The following is a genomic window from Episyrphus balteatus chromosome 1, idEpiBalt1.1, whole genome shotgun sequence.
aaaaatctatacagataaagtttttgttgtttttaacacgtaaattgttttgatttcaaaaatctcgatgtcgtttttttgcacaaaatctatatagataaacaaaaaaacacacctattatagcctggtacgctgctcgcgctaaattttagccaagataaaattcccatacaagttatcgataatttgtatggaactcattttagctcggctaaaatttttcgataatttgtatgggagctaaaatttagcgcaagcagcgtaccaggcttatgatcgtaatcgtatgccaTAATTCGACCTCAggctataacttcaaaaaataattttttgtaagtttaGACTCGgccttaaaaactttttttttctatcaacttTGTTTAAGATGTAACCCCACCATTAAACGGAAATGCAACCTACTCTACCGacgaattaaattttaaagcaaaacttaaaaacataaaacgTCAAATCAAAGcaaaaaacgaaaagaaaacaacacagctggacaaatttactttaaataaataatttttattgatatcttgtaagaaaaaaaaattccaaaaatgacTTTAATCGATCACTACGAACAACAATATGCTGCATTAATTGCAGAAATAACTGCATTAATTGGCCGATTAAATGTATTTAGTGGAGGTAAGTATAAAACTACAAATTCTATCTACAAACTAGAAACAAATTGGAAAcatacttttcatttttttagctgaaagaCGTGAACTTTGCGCAAAAATCGATGGAAGTCTAACCGAAGCTTCTGAATTGGTAAtgcgttttaatttaatttatatataaaaatacaattataaAGATCTACTTGCCTTTTTTTAGTTAGAACAAATTGGTTTAGAAATAAGAGACTTGAATCCATCTGTTCGACCTGGTTTTAATAGCAAACTCAATTGCTACCAAGTCGAACTGAAGCGTCttcaaaatgaatacaaaaatatcaaagagCAATCCCGAAATCATTCCTCTCTAGAGATTACCGATGATTTTGATGATATATCAATTCGCGATGATCAGAAGCAACGTTTACTTGAAAACTCGGAACGTATCGAAAGAACTGGCAATCGTTTAGTTGAAGGTTATCGCATTGCTGTGGAAACTGAAGAGCTCAGCACACAAGTGTTGCAGGATTTACATCATCAACGGGAAACACTACAAAATGCTAGATCTAGATTAAGGGAGACTAATGCCGATTTGGGTAGATCTTCGCGTATTTTAAATTCGATGATGATGCGAGTGTTGAGGGAGAAGGCTATTCTCTATGGAGTTGGCGGATTTTTTGTGGTTGCTGTTGTAGttagtatttatttttctttttctagttaattattttgttgaaaaaaaaaaaaagaatttgcttaTGTCACATAGAGAGCGTTGATCATTCCGTATTAACAACTAACTATATTTGCTCATTCATTACtattacttttacttttactaatataacaaaaaaaaaaaaaacagtaaggtgtacaaaaatgcattataaatacttttttttttatttattttttagctaggcatttaatttaagatgttgatatttatttagccaatttttaattaagtacatattaaaaatttttaagttacaAAAAGGACTTGTTCAATTTCCCATATTCTAATTCGAAATGATGTGCAATCTTTTACAATTTTGTTCGGTTTCAAAAATCACAGTTTTAAAGAGCAGAAGATATTTTAGGGGAGACAATCGCAATACAGAAGAACTAAGGTTCTATTACGTATTACGGAACGAATAAggtacaattttaatttaaatacaatttgaaGGTCCCAAAACTTCTTGAAATAAATCACTCCAAAAATTGGATATTTTTCCCACAAAGTAGATTAGTGAGACAAATATATCTTGGGTCAAAGGCGTGCAGCCATGAGATTGGTGTCAACTCATAACTGAAGGCTAAATGCATACAAGTTTTTTGAAAGCAAAAATGTCTGAATTTAAAATCTAAAACTAGTTAAAATTTCCCCTGCGACACGTAGTGCAAAAGTTTTGGCTTCAAAGTTAGCGTTGACATTTCTCAGTCAGGTGtattcaaatataaattatgaaattgtttatttaattcaaattataagcaaaaagcaatttaaaccactcaaaacactattatttgttaatttcaattaagttTTTTGCATGAGGTTTTCAGGCTTTTCTTTGAAAAGTTTTATATCTTTGGGGATAAAGATGAGTCTTCAAATTCGGGCcaattctgctattcgattcacgtgaaagtctaaaataagaagcCTTTAAATGGgggataaaattaaatttaagcaacttttttttctttagaattgcTAAGACTGACGGACACAACGCTTTGATATCAAAAGTTAGATGCTTTTCAAAGCCAGTTTGACGTAACAAAGCCATGAAATATTTCGATTCACgggaatcgaatagcagaatagggctgattaataataactttttattttcctattaaacatttataaacataaatatttaaaaaactttaaattaaatttaaaaatatattcaagaatatattttcttaaatgtaatttaaaatttccattaaatatttaataataataaataaccgAGCTATTtataagacaaggtctatctttaaatgaaaaaatattttttagaaaatcattattaacggtacctgccattgccatagaaccgttttttaaaccaattttctccgaaactactaattcgatttaaacgatttttttttctgtaaaaaatcatttatataattttaatgtaagccaaaaataaaattttgaaaagactaATTTttggatgtaaaaaaaaatttaaattatttttgaaaaatcaaatttttttgaaattttggttttaggtgttatttattaatttctacaaaacggcatagcaattttttttttttttttcaaaaaaaagggctctaacgattttattttatttttttttttttctaaaaatgcttcttaataaaagaaaagaagttGCATAGGTACTTGTTTTGGAAAACgaatgtttagtttttttttcaaataaatttgctaagtttttatttaaatacctaCACTTATAGCTCTATTCTGATAACCTCACAAGTCACATGAAACTCACAAGGTGAActgaatttgattttgtgaggCTTTCGCATCATAAAAACTTTCGAATTTATGATCTGCTCTGAAGGAGATCACAACTTACAAGTTGGACTTTTGCTAGAaagaagtttgtgagaaaaaTCCTCATAAAATCGAGTTATTATCACCTTGTGAGGTTTTAgtgacttgtgaggtttgccagaatagggctgttagggccagttgtacaaatatttaatccgtggatcagcaacttttatcttgtGAAATCCGTAGTAAAGCCTAgtcaaaattagtttaaaatcaagaaaaatcaacagaaaatcatttttaaagcaagaaataaataaattaaaagtgaaaaaaccttCAATACTGCTTTGGAGTCAAGTAAAATGCACAGGACACAGGAAAACTCTCCAAAattttcgctagagctgcgtactgaaaaacgaaattttccgttcaggatttcgttagcgaaattttgtatggaaatttcTTTTGGTTTCACCagcgctgctgaagcgaaacttacaaaaatgaaaaaaacattttgttatactctttttcacaaacttATTACAAGTAGTGTGACGGAAAAAgtgtttcaaattaaaattactatactaagcaccacacacaaatggaattaaggagtctgatgatcggattggcattgaaacagtactgtaactctagccataaacacttggtggtagcaccttcaagatgttgttgttgttcaaagattaaaatgaaattgacgTTATAAAATAGCAGCCAAACagcaagtatggaaacatacgaaacttaAACATTACAATTTTGATGAAGCGAACGAAAACTGCAaagaagcaatttttttaatttttttgttgaaaccttaatttttttattttcgaatcaaaCAAACCTAATCGATTTACAGGCAAACAGCTGATACTTTTTTTGacgttttcttttattttttactttctgcATTTTGTTGTCTTgcttttgttcaaatataatttcttaaatcgcttgttatattttctattcCTTCCTACTAGCCTggcccataaacaaaaaataccaagactggaaactcggcggtcaactgacgtttgcctacaagctgcgcggtgtggtgaatgtcgtgaacctatcgttgtgttcgtgtcaaatgtgtggtgaatgtcgtgaatctataaatgtgtgcgtgttaacgtcatttatcaacgtggtggctttcacatatattcacagacagcactgtccacaaaagggttttggggggaaagacgtacgaaattttccagtcttggtattttttgtttatggcctGGCCTATGTACGGTCGTTTGTACTCCTCTACAATAAAAACGAACAAATTAGCAAAACAATAATTGTACTTAATTAATTAActtacaaagcaaaaaaaaaaaaacaaggtgacACCATTAATCTACCGCTACAATTAAATATGGCCAAAGTTCGCATACCCGAACAAAAAGTTATTCTTTGTGGTGAATATGGTGTCGGCAAAAGTTCCTTGTTTCGTCGATTTACCAACAATAGTTTTGTCACCGAAACAGATCGTAAATCTACTCTCGGCCTGGATCACATGGACAAAGAATATACTGTCGATGACAAAACCATTAGAGTGAGtataaaactattttctttttgtttttctaaagaAGTCAATTATTTAACATCAACAATGTTGTCCATTCTCCAAATGGCGCAGCTTCAACTCTGGGATACCGGAGGAATGGAACGTGTCGCCTCTGTCACATCCAGTTACTATAAATTTGCTGAAGGTGCTATCCTAGTATTTGCTTTAGATAATGCATCCTCATTCCATTCATTGTCGCAACACCTGTTAGACATTGTCACATATGCCGAGAATGCCAAAATTTTCATTTGCGGCAATAAGTCCGACCTGGAGGGTCGAGAGCCGCAAGTGAGTGATGCCGAAATGGAGGCATTCTGTGAACAATGTCACAGTCTTATTAGTGCCACATACAAGACGTCCTGCAAGACGGGCGAAGGTGTTGAGGAAATGTTTCGTGACATATCGAATATCCTTGTTGATGCGAATCGCTCAAAAATGGAACTTCAAGCTCTGGAACAGCATGGATTCAAAATTGACCATCCCGATGAGCCACCGGAAGATGATGGCAAT
Proteins encoded in this region:
- the LOC129905085 gene encoding vesicle transport through interaction with t-SNAREs homolog 1A translates to MTLIDHYEQQYAALIAEITALIGRLNVFSGAERRELCAKIDGSLTEASELLEQIGLEIRDLNPSVRPGFNSKLNCYQVELKRLQNEYKNIKEQSRNHSSLEITDDFDDISIRDDQKQRLLENSERIERTGNRLVEGYRIAVETEELSTQVLQDLHHQRETLQNARSRLRETNADLGRSSRILNSMMMRVLREKAILYGVGGFFVVAVVVSIYFSFSS
- the LOC129920354 gene encoding ras-related protein Rab-6B, whose amino-acid sequence is MAKVRIPEQKVILCGEYGVGKSSLFRRFTNNSFVTETDRKSTLGLDHMDKEYTVDDKTIRLQLWDTGGMERVASVTSSYYKFAEGAILVFALDNASSFHSLSQHLLDIVTYAENAKIFICGNKSDLEGREPQVSDAEMEAFCEQCHSLISATYKTSCKTGEGVEEMFRDISNILVDANRSKMELQALEQHGFKIDHPDEPPEDDGNCIC